The segment GGCGTGCCATCAAAATACCGTCGCGCTCCGCTTTATAGGCGATCGGATCGGTGCCGCTGCGGGTCATGTCGTACACGTAAGCGATGGTTTGGCCTTTTTTCACTTCATCACCCAGGGCCACCAATAGCTCTAACACGCCCGAGTGCTGGCTCTGTACGTAGCAGCTGGCGTCGGGCATATCGAGATACATCTGCCCACTTTCCGGCATTTCCACTTCGCCTTCTACCAGGCCATAGTGAACCAGGAAATTGCGCACGCCGCGCTCGGCAATGGCAATGCTTTGTGGGGTGGAAGTGCCGCCGCCGCCAAGCTCGGTGGCGACAAACACTTTACCCTGCCGCTCGCAGGCGGTGTCGAAGAGTTTTTCCGCATCCAGCTCAAACATCACCATGGCATAGGGGGCGCCGAACGCTTTGGCACCTTCCAGCGCGGACTGCTGCTGCGCTTTGTTATCCAATACGTGGGACGCGCCGAAGGGGAGAATATCCAGCGTGCGGCCGCCCGAATGGAGGTCGAGCACCACGTCGCTCATTGGCACCATTACGCGGGTGAAGTAGTCGGCAATTTGCGGCGTAACGCTGCCGTTAGGGTCACCGGGAAAGCTACGATTGAGGTTTCCCTTGTCCATCGGTGAGGTGCGCTTGCCCGCCATGACCGCTGGCGTGTTCATGCACGGGACGATAATCACCCGCCCCGTCACGTCTTCTGCCTTCAGGGTTGATGAGAGTTTCAGCAGCGAGGTAATGCCCTCATATTCATCGCCGTGGTTGCCACCGGTCAGCAGTGCCGTGGGGCCATCGCCGTTTTTAACCACGGTCACCGGAATCATCACCGCGCCCCAGGCAGACTCATCGGTAGAGATCGGCAGCTTTAAGAAGCCGTGCTGCACGCCATCAGCATCAAAATCAACGGTGGCGGAAATGGGGCTAGGCCGCAGTGGGCTCGCTTGATCTGTCATTGGATGTTCCTTTGTTTACAAACCACTACTTTACAAACAGCTGGCGCGGAAAATTGGCCAGGGTTTCGCAGCCATCTTCGGTAATCAAGATGCTTTCGGTAATTTCCAAGCCCCAGTTTTCTTCCCAGAGCCCCGGCATAAAGTGAAACGTCATGCCCGGCTCCAGAATAGTGTCATCCGAGGGGCGTAGGCTCATGGTGCGCTCGCCCCAATCGGGCGGGTACGAAATACCGATGGGATAACCACAGCGGGCACCGCCGCGGTCAAAGCCGTATTTATCCATTGCCGCACCCAGCGCCATGGCGATATCCGCCGTGCGGTTTCCGGGTTTGGCCACTGCCAAGCCGTTTTCAATGCCTTCCAAAAGAGCTGATTCCGCACGAATAAAATCCGTTGGCGGTGTGCCCAGAAATACGGTGCGCGACATCGGTGCGTGGTAGCGCTTAAACACCCCGGCAATCTCGAAGAAGGTACCTTCACCTTTGCGAAACGGCGTATCGTCCCAGGTCAGGTGCGGCGCGGCAGCATCCTTTCCAGTAGGCAGCATGGGCACTATGGCAGGATAGTCGCCGCCAAATACTTTGCCGTTCTCATCCACAAAACCTTCAATCCCAACGCGGTAAATCTCTGACACCAGCTTGCTCTTGGGTAAGCCTGGCTCAATCACTTCCAGAATACGCGTATGCATACCTTCCACGATCTTGGCGGCAATGCGCATATAGGCCACTTCTTGCGGCGATTTGATCGCCCGGCACCAGTTCACCAAGGCGTTGGCATCCATAAAGCGCGCATGGGGTAGCTCGCGCAACAGGCTTAGATAGGCCTTGGCGGAGAAGTAGTAGTTATCCATTTCCATGCCCACTACCCCCAGATGCCAGCCGCGATCGGGCATGATCGACTGAGCCAGATACTCCATCGGGTGCATGTCCGGATTCTGTACATAGTAATCCGGATAGTAGGTAATGTTGTCAGGATCAATCCAGCAGGTACGCAGGGCACCGTTGGCGTCCATGCGCCGTCCGAACCATACTGGCTCGCCTTCAAGGCCCACCAGCACACATTGATGCACATAAAACGACCAACCGTCGTAGCCGGTTAGCCAAGCCATATTGGAAGGGTCACTGACGATCAGAACGTCAATGCCACGACTGGCCATTTCAGCTCGCACTTTCCACAGGCGGGTAGCGTACTCTTCGCGCGTGAAAGGCAGGGAAACCTGAGTCATCGGGCAACTCGCCATTAAAGATCACCAAGAACCAGCGCTCTGCCTACTATAGGCACGCAACGCTGGGCCACAGGATCGACCTGGCCACCACCGATCAGGCGTCGGGGTTGCATCTGCCACGCTTGCAGCAGGCCCGCCAATGTCGTCTTGACCCGATACTAGCACCGACCCTTGGTTAGCGGTCAAAGGCTTTATGACAAAAAATGTATACGGCACCGTTATTTGCACTAAGCGAGCTTGCAACGATCTTAAGTGCTCACCATGATAGCTTGTAGTAATGACACTTTTATCAAGAGGGGAACAAGA is part of the Halomonas alkaliantarctica genome and harbors:
- the doeB gene encoding N(2)-acetyl-L-2,4-diaminobutanoate deacetylase DoeB; amino-acid sequence: MTDQASPLRPSPISATVDFDADGVQHGFLKLPISTDESAWGAVMIPVTVVKNGDGPTALLTGGNHGDEYEGITSLLKLSSTLKAEDVTGRVIIVPCMNTPAVMAGKRTSPMDKGNLNRSFPGDPNGSVTPQIADYFTRVMVPMSDVVLDLHSGGRTLDILPFGASHVLDNKAQQQSALEGAKAFGAPYAMVMFELDAEKLFDTACERQGKVFVATELGGGGTSTPQSIAIAERGVRNFLVHYGLVEGEVEMPESGQMYLDMPDASCYVQSQHSGVLELLVALGDEVKKGQTIAYVYDMTRSGTDPIAYKAERDGILMARRAPSLINMGDTLAVIADVVERLEA
- the doeA gene encoding ectoine hydrolase DoeA (DoeA (degradation of ectoine A) is also called EutD (ectoine utilization D).); protein product: MTQVSLPFTREEYATRLWKVRAEMASRGIDVLIVSDPSNMAWLTGYDGWSFYVHQCVLVGLEGEPVWFGRRMDANGALRTCWIDPDNITYYPDYYVQNPDMHPMEYLAQSIMPDRGWHLGVVGMEMDNYYFSAKAYLSLLRELPHARFMDANALVNWCRAIKSPQEVAYMRIAAKIVEGMHTRILEVIEPGLPKSKLVSEIYRVGIEGFVDENGKVFGGDYPAIVPMLPTGKDAAAPHLTWDDTPFRKGEGTFFEIAGVFKRYHAPMSRTVFLGTPPTDFIRAESALLEGIENGLAVAKPGNRTADIAMALGAAMDKYGFDRGGARCGYPIGISYPPDWGERTMSLRPSDDTILEPGMTFHFMPGLWEENWGLEITESILITEDGCETLANFPRQLFVK